One window of the Benincasa hispida cultivar B227 chromosome 3, ASM972705v1, whole genome shotgun sequence genome contains the following:
- the LOC120074094 gene encoding uncharacterized protein LOC120074094: MAYRRRQGITRASTFKEEIHHHSDEFDHNSISSSSSSSSSLAAQAIRASGAHRDSSLSSALGGSSSNFSAGHMRSKSFAGEHVTFKSESKSGFWGVLARKAKAILEEDDIPIEEETSRFQSINTSTCSQEPCQSTDYDSKKSDNPAVRKGLDAISTSLNQLGDTFEKAFEEGRSIVETKTADIIQETRKLQIRKKGNNSEGLFPALNNPWQQPSIQSPEPNMQTHHETQLKASRDVAMATAAKAKLLLRELKTMKADLAFAKERCAQLEEENKILRENREKGDNRADDDLIRLQLETLLAEKARLAHENSIYARENRFLREIVEYHQLTTQDVVYFDEGMEEVTEVYPISTSPEITKILSSSVSPRSPTSTNSPSSAAAMEDLPVVPPKQDKDHHKRSDGHPSPTTVFEEEEEEEGTDKKPLPSSTSSSYGV, from the exons ATGGCGTATAGAAGGAGACAAGGAATCACCAGGGCTTCCACTTTCAAAGAAGAGATCCATCATCATTCCGATGAATTTGATCATAAttccatctcttcttcttcctcttcctcttcttctcttgcCGCTCAGGCGATCCGAGCTTCTGGTGCTCATCGAGATTCTTCGCTTTCCTCTGCCCTTGGTGGTTCTTCCTCCAATTTTTCCGCTGGCCACATGCGATCTAag AGTTTTGCTGGTGAACATGTGACATTCAAAAGTGAGTCGAAATCGGGGTTTTGGGGTGTACTGGCTCGGAAAGCTAAGGCCATtcttgaagaagatgatataCCCATTGAAGAGGAAACAAGTAGGTTCCAGTCCATTAATACCTCAACCTGTAGCCAG GAGCCATGTCAGTCTACAGATTACGATTCGAAAAAATCAGACAATCCTGCAGTACGAAAGGGTTTGGATGCAATCTCAACTTCGCTTAATCAACTTGGGGACACATTTGAAAAGGCATTTGAG GAAGGTCGCTCAATTGTGGAAACTAAGACTGCAGACATCATTCAAGAAACTCGTAAATTGCAGATTAGGAAAAAGGGCAATAATTCTGAAGGATTATTTCCTGCTCTGAATAATCCATGGCAGCAACCGAGTATACAGTCTCCAGAACCAAATATGCAAACACATCATGAAACTCAACTGAAGGCATCTCGAGAC GTGGCGATGGCGACAGCTGCCAAAGCGAAGCTATTACTTCGGGAGCTGAAAACCATGAAAGCAGATCTGGCTTTTGCTAAAGAAAGATGTGCACAATTAGAGGAAGAAAACAAAATTCTCAGAGAAAATCGGGAGAAGGGAGACAATCGTGCTGATGATGACTTG ATTCGGCTTCAACTGGAGACTCTATTGGCTGAGAAGGCTCGTTTGGCGCATGAGAATTCAATATATGCCCGGGAGAACCGCTTCTTAAGGGAAATTGTGGAGTACCACCAACTGACAACGCAAGATGTGGTTTATTTTGACGAAGGAATGGAAGAAGTTACAGAAGTTTATCCCATATCCACCTCTCCAGAGATCACCAAAATACTTTCTAGTTCTGTTTCCCCACGCTCCCCAACCTCTACAAACTCACCTTCTTCAGCTGCAGCCATGGAAGATCTTCCTGTTGTTCCTCCTAAACAAGACAAGGATCATCACAAACGCAGTGATGGACACCCATCTCCCACTACAGtttttgaggaagaagaagaagaagaaggtactGACAAAAAACCCTTGCCTTCTAGTACTTCTTCTTCCTATGGAGTTTAA